The following proteins are encoded in a genomic region of Deltaproteobacteria bacterium:
- a CDS encoding chloride channel protein, protein MNTERGESSAVTLAWAASGGVLGGLLGGGVVVALTQLLKTLLAAVSNRPTWVLIAVPVIGLALSMLVLYGFGGAEAQQSKRWRAFPRGVTRSDITSDVVLTAGHEEDFPWWLMPIRTLAILATVGLGAAMGTEAPAAYVGVAVGTWASARSAWRRLLRSSAIAGGASGVAALMGIPLMGTAFMLELGWRNRAPISAPRVVASLIGGFIGWGISYSLHLRFIRLVVPQVGPGSFHEALLAAIFVGALAGTVTALTGTAIYKAKTWHAPPLVRLILGSAGLALTAFVIARVANPASAIGPGTSAIRWAEQADALPLTLLAVSLLRAAATISAAAAGGCGGVFVPFMSIGDIAGRVFAPGFGIQGDLAGAAGAAAGISGGYRLPLTAIAMVLGVGGPRLATFTCLATVAVASAAAWSVGYALDHIGARPYVPRRLEEP, encoded by the coding sequence ATGAACACCGAGCGCGGCGAGTCGAGCGCAGTCACTCTGGCCTGGGCGGCCAGCGGCGGCGTCCTGGGTGGACTGCTCGGCGGCGGCGTCGTGGTGGCGCTGACCCAACTCTTGAAGACGCTTCTCGCTGCAGTCTCGAATCGCCCGACCTGGGTGCTCATCGCGGTCCCCGTGATCGGCCTGGCCTTGTCCATGTTGGTGCTCTATGGCTTCGGCGGAGCCGAAGCCCAGCAATCGAAGCGATGGCGCGCTTTCCCACGAGGCGTCACCCGCTCCGACATCACCAGCGACGTTGTCCTGACCGCGGGCCACGAAGAGGACTTTCCCTGGTGGCTGATGCCGATCCGCACCCTCGCCATCCTCGCGACGGTGGGGCTCGGCGCGGCGATGGGGACCGAAGCGCCCGCGGCGTACGTGGGCGTGGCGGTGGGCACCTGGGCGAGTGCGCGCAGCGCGTGGCGCCGCTTGCTTCGCTCGTCGGCGATCGCGGGCGGCGCTTCGGGCGTGGCCGCGCTCATGGGTATTCCGCTCATGGGTACCGCGTTCATGCTCGAGCTCGGCTGGCGAAACCGCGCGCCCATCAGCGCACCGCGCGTCGTGGCTTCGCTCATCGGCGGTTTCATCGGCTGGGGAATTTCCTATTCATTACATCTGCGCTTCATCCGACTCGTGGTGCCCCAGGTCGGGCCGGGCAGCTTTCATGAGGCGCTCCTCGCGGCGATCTTCGTGGGCGCCCTCGCGGGCACGGTGACGGCGCTCACGGGGACCGCAATCTACAAGGCCAAGACCTGGCACGCCCCGCCGCTCGTGAGATTGATCCTCGGCAGCGCCGGGCTGGCGCTCACGGCGTTCGTCATCGCGCGCGTCGCGAACCCGGCATCGGCGATTGGCCCAGGGACGAGTGCCATTCGCTGGGCCGAGCAGGCCGACGCGCTCCCGCTCACGCTGCTGGCGGTCTCGCTGCTTCGCGCGGCGGCCACCATCTCCGCGGCCGCTGCGGGAGGCTGCGGCGGCGTCTTCGTTCCCTTCATGAGCATCGGCGACATCGCCGGCCGGGTCTTCGCGCCGGGCTTCGGGATCCAAGGCGACCTCGCGGGCGCAGCTGGCGCCGCCGCCGGGATCTCCGGCGGCTATCGATTGCCGCTCACTGCCATCGCGATGGTGCTCGGCGTCGGCGGCCCGCGGCTCGCGACGTTCACTTGCCTGGCGA